The region ATTCCTTCCTCTGCAAATCAAGAAGACCATGTTTCAATGGGAACCATAGCTGCAAGAAAAGCTAAAGTAATTTTAAATAATGTACAAAAAGTTTTGGCTATGGAGATGCTTTGTGCATGTCAAGCTATAGATTTAAGGGGAAATAAAGGGTTGGGAAAAGGGACACGCATAATTTATGATATAGTTAGAACACAAGTTCCGACAATAAAAGAAGACAAAGTTATGTATGAAGAAATTAACAAGTGTGAAAACTTATTAAAATTGGGGATTATTTTAGATGAGGTAGAAAAAAGAATAGGGAAGTTGTGTTAACGAAGTTTAAAAGAAAGGTGGGACAGATATGGTAAATAATTTTGAAATATCTAATGCGATGATTATTAAGTTAGAAAATGAATTACCTCCAATGCCAAAATTTGTAGAAGGAATTAGACGTGCACCTAAAAGACCTTTAAATTTATCAAAAAATGAGATAGAGCTTGCACTTTCAAATGCGTTAAGATACATACCTGAAAGTTTGCATGAAAAACTAGCTCCAGAATTTTTAGAAGAACTCTTTAATAGAGGTCGAATTTATGGGTACAGGTATCGGCCTGAAGGAAACATAAAAGCAAAACCTATAGAAGAATATCAAGGAAAATGTATAGAAGGAAAAGCCTTTCAAGTTATGATTGATAATAACTTGGATTTTGATGTTGCGTTATACCCGTATGAATTAGTAACTTATGGAGAAACTGGGCAAGTTTGTCAAAACTGGATGCAATATAGATTGATAAAAAAGTATTTAGAAGTTTTAACTGAAGAGCAAACATTGGTTGTAATGTCAGGGCATCCATTGGGACTTTTCAGATCTTCAAAAAATAGTCCCAGAGTGGTAATTACAAATGCTCTCATGGTGGGTATGTATGATGATCAAGAGCATTGGATTAAAGCTCAAGCTTTGGGTGTAGCAAATTATGGACAAATGACTGCTGGTGGATGGATGTATATTGGATCACAAGGTATCGTACATGGAACTTACAATACCTTGTTGAATGCAGGAAGATTAAAATTAGGAATTCCACAAGACGGAGATTTACAAGGACATTTATTTGTTAGTTCTGGATTAGGAGGAATGAGTGCGGCTCAAGCCAAGGCAATTGAGATAGCAAATGGAGTTGGAATTATTGCAGAAGTTGATCTTTCTAGAATAAAAACAAGACTAGAACAAGGTTGGCTAAAAACTTACAGTGATGATTTAGATGAAATTTTTAAGATCGCTAACGATTATCTACAAAGAAAAGAAACAATTTCAATAGGATATTATGGAAATATCGTTGATTTACTAGAATACATAGTTGCTCACAATATAAAAGTAGATTTATTGTCTGATCAAACCTCTTGTCATGCTGTTTATGAAGGTGGTTATTGCCCTCAAGGCTTAACTCATGAAGAAAAGAACATACTTTTAGAAACGGATAAAGAAAAGTTTGTAGAAAAGGTGAATAAATCTTTAAGAAGACATTTTGAACTTATTAAGATCCTAGTAGAAAGAGGTACATATTTTTTTGATTATGGTAATAGTTTTATGAAAGCAGTGTTTGATGCGGGAGTTAAAGAAATTGCCAAGAATGGTAGAGACGAAAGTGAAGGATTTATTTTTCCGTCTTATGTTGAAGATATTATAGGGCCATTACTTTTTGACTATGGATATGGACCTTTTAGATGGGTATGTTTAAGTGGAAAAAGAGAGGATCTATTAAAAACAGATAAAGCTGCGATGGAATGTATAGATCCTAACAGAAGAGGTCAAGATAGAGATAATTATATATGGATTAAAAATGCAGATAAGCATAATTTAGTTGTAGGAACTCAAGCAAGAATCCTTTACCA is a window of Defluviitoga tunisiensis DNA encoding:
- a CDS encoding urocanate hydratase, which translates into the protein MVNNFEISNAMIIKLENELPPMPKFVEGIRRAPKRPLNLSKNEIELALSNALRYIPESLHEKLAPEFLEELFNRGRIYGYRYRPEGNIKAKPIEEYQGKCIEGKAFQVMIDNNLDFDVALYPYELVTYGETGQVCQNWMQYRLIKKYLEVLTEEQTLVVMSGHPLGLFRSSKNSPRVVITNALMVGMYDDQEHWIKAQALGVANYGQMTAGGWMYIGSQGIVHGTYNTLLNAGRLKLGIPQDGDLQGHLFVSSGLGGMSAAQAKAIEIANGVGIIAEVDLSRIKTRLEQGWLKTYSDDLDEIFKIANDYLQRKETISIGYYGNIVDLLEYIVAHNIKVDLLSDQTSCHAVYEGGYCPQGLTHEEKNILLETDKEKFVEKVNKSLRRHFELIKILVERGTYFFDYGNSFMKAVFDAGVKEIAKNGRDESEGFIFPSYVEDIIGPLLFDYGYGPFRWVCLSGKREDLLKTDKAAMECIDPNRRGQDRDNYIWIKNADKHNLVVGTQARILYQDALGRVKIALKFNDMVRNGEVGPIMLGRDHHDAGGADSPFRETANIKDGSNIMADMATQCFAGNAARGMSLVTLHNGGGVGIGKAINGGFGLVLDGSERIDEIIKSAIPWDVMIGVARRSWARNEPSIETCIEYNKEYKHSDHITLPYIANQDMVKNLVEEYYKKFN